The nucleotide sequence ACTgcaattacatacatacatggcaCATACAATCATAACATAAATTAGGTACATAGTACATggcataattttattgtaaaatgtaaatcaaATATTCAAAAAGAGCAATCGTCGAATTTCTTCCCGGTCCTTCTCGGTcgagacattccgaaccagtgcagtTCAGTGCAGCTATTggacttgacgattcaaaattactttgtaaaagtttatttgaataaaaaatatttctattctattctaatagaTGTTAGAAATGTACCTAGCAGGTACATTTGCGCAAAGTCAATCAGGTGATAGCTAAGACATTTAATCACTGTATATTGGAATTATTCAACAATTCTTTCGTTTGTCAAAAAGTTACGCAATGATGTAACTTTGTATGCAGGTCTCATCAACCAGCTAAATAGGCACCTACATAATATCTAGACCATAGAATTAGGAAGCACTTGTTGTACGTAGTACATACCGTAGATACCCTAAGTACTTCCTGATTCCATGACTGTAAATACATTTGACTGTTGGTAGATAGGCACATAATTGGAATTCCCAAAAGAACACTTCCATTCCACACGATACTTGCGTATGTAGATGACTTGAAATACCTACGAGTATCTTATACAAGGTGTGATTCAAGGATAAAGTTTATTGTTATAATAACAATGCACTAATTACCTACAGGATATTGGATATAAACAATGCCAAGTCATAGTTCAATTGACATCCGCTGATGCAATAGTGTGTTATGTGTAGGACTAATAAGTTAGTTATTAATTAGTTAGTTCCTACCTGACTAATAAATGTTTTCCACATTCGGAAAACTACACAACATAAAAAAAGTTACAAAGGAATTTGGTCTCCCGTAAGGTACCTGCTACtacaaattaattacctactaacgAACCACCCCGACTTCGCACGGATAACTTGAGAGGAACTATTCATCTTACACTGTTTTCGTGTAACTTTACCACTAAAGCTCGACTCAGATGACGCGATTTTTTCGACTTAATTCACAATTCATAAATTATAGTCTTCTAAGATAAATAATCGTTATTCTATAGTTGAAAGCAATATCCGTACAGTACACTTTCAGAGATTAGCCCGAACAAACACGAACGCAGGACGGCGGGGGACTTTTGCCCCCGTTTTAAAAAGTGCTCTACAGTTTGCaaaaattaaaacagtttttcGTCTCTCTTGAATAGCAAAATATCACTTGTGCGGTATTGTTTACCATCGAACGATTTTCtctataatgtacctacctgcttgGCTTGAATCGATGTTTAGGTCCAGTTGGATAAAAGGTGATTAAAATTACGTCACGGTTACGGTTAAACATTGACCACCAATACCAAAGTAACAAAACCtgatttaaagtttaaaaatctgactgtgcaacccattttgcttttattgactGTGTCATGCAACTATGGACCTTAATATCGGGAAAACTCCTGATACGAGGTTTTTGCGTTTTCCTCGGCTTCGCCCATGCAAATGGCGGTCAAGCTGTATACAGTTTAAAACATTGACTTGAACTGAAACCAGATACCTGGAAAACAGAAGtgataggtatattttcatTTAGGAGCTTACCTCATGCTTAGAAACAGAGCGCTTGAAGTACTTGTGGAAGCGCGAAGAGAGTGCCCACACCGCACCATTGTCGCGTGCCACCCACCTCACCTCTGCACAGAACTGCAGCTTCTCAGGATCCTGCGCCAGCACTCTGCCGACAAAATGTTTTATGACGTGAATAGGGATTTGATTATGTCAgatgttatttacattttatgtaTTTTGGACGTCACTCTATTTAGAAATCACCAAAAAATAATTGAGGTGATTACGAACAAAACAGTGTAGGTATATATACTTACTCGATTGcacaaaataaatttttacaggaggagcagaaaactgaatgaaagctgtcgaaattttactgtacctaatattatgtagtaccaTTTTGATCAAAATCACGAGCGGACCTTTAGACTGAGTTTTAGGCTGTTTAGAAAATGAGTTCCAGTTTGTATCCAGTGATAGAAATTACAAACTTTACAGACTTGTTCAAGTCAGATCAGGCATTTTTAGGACGTTTTACTTGGAAAGGAGTTCggagttttaatatttttttaacgtttGTTTCAGTGCATTTTCAGTGTCGATTTCCTCCATAACAGCCGACATTTAGTGAAAGAGGTAGACCTACTTTTTGAAATGTAGGTACAGAATATAACCTTTGAAACTAGAaactttaaaactattttacttCGACAATTTGATATCAAAACTCGAGCATAAAAGTTATCGAGATGAGTAAACCAAGGAGTAAACTAGACGTGCTTAATTCAATTATTTACTGGTCTTGGCAAAAATTGCTTTCGAGTTTCGATAGGCTCTATCAAGGCTTCTAGGTAGTAAGTGTATACAGGTGCGCCTTATTGACAACTAAGAGCAATACCTAAGTAACTACTGAAAAAAACTTATAACTTCGTGGACGAAGTGATCAGTTTTTTTCATACTCTACTCTGTGATCCTTACTCTGTCTGCTCTCTTTAGTCCTGTCTAATGctaagaataatataataatttaagtggGTGAAATGtgaatactatacctaaatcaGCTATAGATCTCTGTTCAATTTAGAATATCTGTTCAATTTCTTACCTGTGCGAATTGGTAATGGGGTTCCAGGCAGCAATTGCGGTTTCTGTCATAGGGCTAAAGATGATCGTGTCGTCTCGAGGATCGACTGCTATTCCGAGGCCCTGAGATGACTTGCGCCCGACCAGGTTTACGGGCAAATCGGCGCCTTCCGCTGGAGGGCCCGATTGTAGTACTGCCGTGGATACGCTGAATATtctataattcaaaaatattaagcTATTTAATAAACGGcacttaataaaatataatataataattatttattattaggacGGGTGATGCCCATCATAAGCAGCTAAAGATTTTTATCAACTTTATCATTTTTATAAGTATCAACTAGCGATCCGCCCtggctttgcacgggtagcttattacactTTTAGTAGGGGtctcaaatttttgaaaaataaaacttagcttatgttatgttatttatatttattgtttataggAGCTTTCTACTAGTGAAAGCTCCTATAAACAAACTGACAgattttacctctttataatattagaatagatATAAAATCTTAATAGCCGTTGTGAACCATTCAGGAAAGTAGTAATACCCAACAAAAGACATCAAAATGTAGACAAGCAATATTATACTTGTTACAGAGTAGTATAAGTATTCCATGATGTTAcataaaaaccaaaataaacatatttaaatgaaaaccaATATAGTGATTTTTAGTGACGATTTTAGTCCCAATGTTGCAAAATCAAATACTTGTAAAAGACACAAAAATGTACCTCAGAGGTAATATTACCTGTCAGTGGCCAATGGCTGATAATACACAAGTCCTTGCGCAGCAGAGTGAGCGATACCCACAACTCCGTCCATGAGGGTAAACTTGTCACCACCAATGTCGTATTCGCCCAGATCCGGGTCGGGGTACATAGAGGCGTGAGTCACACGCCAGGCGTTGTCCCTGCGAGCATCATATACGATAATGCctgaaaaaaataaacactattcatcatcatcatcactaacccaTCGCCCGCTCATTACAGGgcacgggcctcctctcagatttgtccagacttcacacacccttggATACATTATGGAGACAttaatgtagtatagaagcaggcgttattttgcggaagtccatgatataaaaGAAACCAAAATTCCTTCCTGCATGTTTATAAGtcggagggcgggcggtgcatgtcgcatgctgtatattgcaccatacagatttttttggtttggcggattatagcaaattaagcttttggttccttgtatacatactcgtataatgGAGACAGCGGaattctcaggtatgcaggtttcctcacgatgttttccttcttcaccgttaaagcaagtgatacttattgtcagtaaaaaaaagttgaaaaaactataacccgactacgaaaaaataagataatttgaacccgacttggtacaattaaaataaactaaaaagaaagaaacaagataggtgcttagtgctatcatcgtcttgagtaagattcaatacaaatgccgtggtcgtgcgttgtcgacagcgtatttcttatccttgattgacggcattcccaatgatgattttatttgtctacaaaattagaatattttctttttgctgtcgatCGTagagtttttgcgtgaaagagtaacaaacacacacatacataaacgaaaactttcgcctttataatattaatgacgcccgcgacttcttcgcgtggatttaggtttttcgaaatcccgtgggaactctttggttttccgggataaaaagtagcctatgtgctaatccaggatattatctatctctattctgaatttcagccaaatctgtccagtagtttttgcgtgaaggagtaacaaatatacacacacacacacacacacatacaaactttcgcctttataatattagtgtgatattagtgtgataagtgtcaCTAGTGTGATATAGTGTTATGCGACTGAGATGAGCCAATCTCCGTAGTATGCTAGTTTTTATCATGaatgaaaaatcaatgagttcccaagggattttttgggataatgGAACACGCGAAAAAAGTTACGCACGTCGCGTCGTCCAGTTATGATAAGAAAGTCGCGACAAGGGACAGTCGGACAGAGGTAAAACtaccaaaatattatattattaggcaTAGATGTGGTGTTACCTATTAAATCCACAAAGTCTAGGTCAATCCTGAGTTGGTAATCAAAAGCAATCAGCTTATTTATGATTGGTGCAACTTCAAGTAGTTTAGCATTTGTCTCGGTATTGCAAACACTAACGTTAAAATAATTTCCATCTTTGATCTTAATTTTGTTACTATGGATTTtgttattatatacctaccataatatataaaaagataATTGTGCTATAtcttttaggtaagtataatattatgaaaaattatgatttatgatcaAGTAGAATTTAggcatattattatcttttaccatctgatgagatcgcagtcaaggggtaacttgtaatagaatgaataaataaattaatacaatatGTCAGCCTTTCATAATCTAAGGCACCACGATGTTTATAATAGTGGCTGACCAGAAACAGGGTCGAAGAAATTTTTATAAGAATGAGGAAGTTCTCTACTATGCTGTGCATAACTTCGTCGCTTGTATCCGTGATTATACACATCTTATGCAAGTGACCTTAAATGTTAAATTATGTACAATAACGTAAAATACGCGTACGCATGTGCGTGAAGGTTATCCACCTTCAACTATACTATTTCCACCGCATACAGACCTACGTCATGGACGGGTTGGTTTCATAATGCGATTACCACACATTTTGTTCTAGATCGATGTCATATTCAAGTGCGACATGTTTTCGGTGAAAGCACTTAataccccgtccacacactgcccgtgtggcatgggaaggagtGAGGAACataggcagagacgtagtgtggacgcgttactcgcatgttcctcgttcacgcccatcgGTCCCTGTTTTgtaggtaagtatgcaatagcgcacagtttcgacgtccatcgtgtTGCAAAGGCAAACGACCTAGTGCGGCGaacgtcgcgattaattgcgcgagtagagcagtgtgtggacggggggtaaggCTCGGAGACAACATGCGATGGCAGCGACGCGCCAAGCCGTACAGTTGTACGGCAATACTTGTAGATACGTCACATTGTATGGCAACTTACAATGGCATGCGACTGAAAGATCGCGGCACCCAAGCGCGCTGCGTACTGTCAACGCCTTCAAAGAGTTCCTTGTACCTATGACAACTTCTAAGAACCCGAAGccaaggaatcaaaacctattgcAGTGTGACGTGCTTTATGCAGTTTCTTGAATCACAAACGTACCCGCATACGTGCGCGTTCTGTACGACATTTCGAAGTAGAGTTACCGTCTCACATCACGTGGATGGAGAGTTTTATGGTCACACGCTACTGATTGCAAAGTGAAACATACCAATTACTGCAGAACaacttttgttttcattacctactttttatattttatacataggCTTATCCTCGTGTGACAATATGAATTTGGggataaaattttttttttttttttttttttttttttttttttttttttttttttttttttttttttttctttttttttttttttttttttttttttttaaatattacaataaaacttaaagctagccttatctaattactgtacaaatcatgcccgcgtggaatggtgccaagaatactggctgcatttccgcgttggacagccaggctgatccgttgcgcaaaaaatgagccagcccttctgtcacccgatgaggctattaaacgcggtatAAATACCAAATATATATAGCTAAGTTTAGTTACGAAATAGATTTTCAAAAGCAGCCTACGTGAAGAACTAATATTACATAAAACAATaaacttagtacctatctatataaactgtcattttaatcatgatcTGGTTAAGGTTTGTTACGTCTATTATTCATTAGCCTAAGTATTACGtaaaaatcataaattataatactcaCAAGGTATCTAATATTATGCAGAAACACTAGAGAATTACTATTTACTACACTGGGGAACTGAGAATACGTGATCCAATCAAACttgaaataggtacatacctatctCTACTTGGTACTATTATCTCAACTAGGTTTTTTCTCGCTGATTTGCTTTGATTTGCTTTCGCGGTTACAGTTCCTTCAACCGAGGAACTGCAAAATTGTAGCCGACATAATTACAAGTATGATTTCCCGCGTGAACATTTAACACACACCTACATAGCGTAAATTATACGATTAAGCCAACCTTCAATTCGGTGAAGTGCATGTATCATAAACCAGTCGAAAGTATCAAATTAACGTTTTAAAAAATGATGGCAGATTTATAATTCGTTCTCCTTTTTATTTCATGCAATATCTACCAAGTACTTGAGTGGCACGTTCAGTTTCTTGCACGCAATACCTACAATTAAACAGTTCCGCAAATTGGATATTGTTCCGAATTATCGATGGATAGATTTCGGTAAGTAGCTAAGTAGTTACTATTGAGACATCTGGGACTTTTCTGGATAGGCACTGAAAGAGAACTACCGCGGGTGTCTGTTTAAATGCGAAAGACAAGGCAAGTGGGTAATTGTTTTGTGCAAGTTTTGTAAGTAAAAGTagactaaaaaataataaatagtgacttaataaaaaaaaattaacaacacGACCGCTCTttgaacttttgttttttttttaaatttatatccAGTGTCattcgggatgatgtaagaattttatttaacgATAACCCATGCACTGATAggtatctccgagatttctgaaccgatttgcataaTTTTTAGTCAATAGAGAAACTTTCGacaaaaaattggattccaactcctcaatcctgatgctgcaggggatctgaccaatccacgtgaGCGAAGCTGCGGACATTATCTAGTTACTTAATAACTTTTCGTGGTGAATATAAAACCTTACCTGGAGCGACAGTGTCAGTGATGTAGGCGAAGATATTATCACACGAAGGGGCGTGGTGTCTTGAGCTGGACCTGGTCTCGTCCAGCACGAGGTTGGTGAGAAGGGAAGCAGGGCGCAACAACTCCCGCGGGAAGTACACGCTTCGCACCTGAAAATGTAGAAAATCCtcttatttttagaatttcTATATTCGGACAAAAAAGGAACCctcttttgtctgtctgtcaagggaatcaaaatctatcGGATAGGTACTTCTTGTTGAcctatagaatcatgaaattaggcaggtagtaacgtcttatagcataagtaaagggaaGGATTtcaaaaccgcgaatttgtggtaacatcacattaaaagtgttattcttgtacgatggtacggaacctttcgtgtgcgaatccgactctcacttgactggttttttaatgTTAAAGCCGGAAGCGGAAGTTGGAAACCCGACAGTGGACaagttatattatacctacataataatattatcgctgataataataattctaatacGATGCGCAGATGCGTTTAAAcactttgtacctacctattagagaTGTTACGGAGGTTGGATTCTGATTTGGTAGGGACGAAAGTTCGAAACTTCCGATTGATTTTGCATTGGAAACGAAAATGCTAATGCTGCTTGACTTCactactagtaggtaggtataactggttAAGAttttaggtcttatagcacaagtaaaggaataaatctgaaaatcgtgaatttgtggttacatctcagaaaaaaaaattaaaatgtgttttaattttcaaagtaatataactataccaagtggggtatcatatgaaagggcttcacttgtacattctaaaactgatttttatttatttttaagcataaatttttttgatttatcgcgctaaaggtcggaaaaatacccgaatacggaaccctgggtgcgcgagtctgactcgcacttggccggttttcttttTGAACTCATAATCAGAATATAATTGATGAATAAagtgtgttattttattttcttagaccTGCCCTTGACACATCTCTCTTTTGGTTTTGGCTCCGATTCTAGTTCCGATTCCGGTTCTAGTTCCGACATAACCAAATTAAAAACTCCGCTTCCGAATTCCGATATAACCACTTCCGTAATATCCCTGCTAACTACTTTCTATTAGTCTATATTGCACTCTACATGACTTATATTCTGTATTCCTTTACTCTGAAAAaagtttatatacttacttgcCTGTCCTTATTGTTATCGGAAAGCTGTGCTGTTACCTTAGTTTAATATCTTTGGTGACTCTACATTACATCTACTCACCGTAACTATAATTTGGAATGGgaacacctacctaccttatgGATAAGCAAATCTTGCAAAATTGGTGCATTCCGAATAGGCACGGTGCAGTGATAACaaccaaataaatgatttacaAGGGTAATtgagtttattttgttttgcaaTTAAATTAATACACACATTAAACCTTAACttattatcaataaaaaaacctGTACAGTAAAAGTGTAAATGTAAACCTGTATAATATTCCATTTTAGAagaatttaattattac is from Maniola jurtina chromosome 14, ilManJurt1.1, whole genome shotgun sequence and encodes:
- the LOC123871726 gene encoding protein yellow-like: MGTRTVLLCACVAVASASLEVVNQWSFLQFDFPPDPVLLEKFQPENTVPAGLEIGWDRLYLGIPRLRAGVPATIAWVPRSLPPGVSPVLQAYPDWSWHTAGRGDINCTGLISVYRIRADRCNRLWVLDSGVITSIDDFRRVCPPKILLFDMATDRLVRSVYFPRELLRPASLLTNLVLDETRSSSRHHAPSCDNIFAYITDTVAPGIIVYDARRDNAWRVTHASMYPDPDLGEYDIGGDKFTLMDGVVGIAHSAAQGLVYYQPLATDRIFSVSTAVLQSGPPAEGADLPVNLVGRKSSQGLGIAVDPRDDTIIFSPMTETAIAAWNPITNSHRVLAQDPEKLQFCAEVRWVARDNGAVWALSSRFHKYFKRSVSKHEINVRIVRVVEPGFRGGYVTVQPHILRRSANFTPSLF